One region of Haloprofundus salilacus genomic DNA includes:
- a CDS encoding NAD(P)/FAD-dependent oxidoreductase, translated as MTRTVCIVGAGAAGVGAAYALRDAEADVTVLEKSRGVCGRAATRRRSDCRYDHGANYLKDADEHTVELVESLGDDGLVAFDDPVWTFDADGTISESDRDPETKYTWEEGITQLAKRLLARTDATVHRETRVERIQRGSGREHVDEDANGDRWYLVDTDGESYGPFDALVLTPPAPQTAALLAETKWHSEHLPALREAVGTVRYRTIRSVMLHYPFEVDVPYYALVNTDKKHDIGWLSREECKRDHVPDGESLLVVQMAPQWSEEHYDEPLEETADVVAGKVADLMDDDRLAEFDWTDDQGWRYAQPNSGASEEILRRGEDDGLFFAGDWVAGEGRVHLALWNGVKVGKRISGSF; from the coding sequence ATGACCCGAACCGTCTGTATCGTCGGTGCGGGTGCGGCGGGCGTCGGCGCGGCGTACGCGCTCCGAGACGCCGAGGCAGACGTAACTGTTCTCGAGAAGAGCCGCGGCGTCTGTGGCCGGGCGGCGACGCGCCGCCGCAGCGACTGCCGCTACGACCACGGCGCGAACTACTTGAAAGACGCCGACGAGCACACCGTCGAACTCGTAGAGTCCCTTGGCGACGACGGACTCGTCGCCTTCGACGACCCGGTGTGGACGTTCGACGCCGACGGAACGATCTCCGAGTCCGACCGCGACCCGGAGACGAAGTACACGTGGGAGGAGGGCATCACGCAGCTCGCGAAGCGACTCCTCGCGCGGACGGACGCGACGGTCCACCGGGAGACGCGCGTTGAGCGCATCCAGCGCGGCAGCGGACGCGAACACGTCGACGAGGACGCCAACGGCGACCGGTGGTACCTCGTCGACACCGACGGGGAGTCGTACGGTCCCTTCGACGCGCTCGTACTGACGCCGCCGGCCCCGCAGACCGCCGCGCTCCTCGCGGAGACGAAGTGGCACAGCGAACATCTCCCGGCGCTGCGCGAGGCCGTCGGCACGGTTCGCTATCGGACGATTCGCTCGGTGATGCTGCACTACCCCTTCGAGGTGGACGTGCCGTACTACGCGCTCGTCAACACTGACAAGAAACACGATATTGGGTGGCTCTCGCGCGAGGAGTGCAAGCGCGACCACGTCCCCGACGGCGAGAGTCTGTTGGTCGTTCAGATGGCTCCACAGTGGTCCGAGGAACACTACGACGAACCGTTGGAGGAGACGGCCGACGTCGTCGCCGGGAAAGTCGCCGACCTGATGGACGACGACCGACTCGCCGAGTTCGACTGGACTGACGACCAGGGTTGGCGCTACGCGCAACCGAACTCGGGCGCGAGCGAGGAGATTCTTCGCCGCGGCGAGGACGACGGTCTCTTCTTCGCAGGCGACTGGGTCGCCGGCGAGGGGCGCGTCCACCTGGCGCTGTGGAACGGCGTCAAGGTCGGTAAGCGGATTTCGGGGTCGTTCTGA
- a CDS encoding Rieske (2Fe-2S) protein, with protein sequence MSTDTPDAGSDLVAVGDERELAEAGRKLVNVRGRAIALFHHEGEVRAVDNRCPHMGFPLTEGSVEDGILTCHWHHARFELSCGDTFDPWADDVESYPVELRDGTVYVDPRPTRDEPPADHWANRLEDGLEQNLRLVLAKSAIGLVDAGVDPSEQVETGVLFGTRYREGGWSSGLTILTAMANVLPTLRDEDEKRALYQGLVHVAADCADQPPKFDQESFEARDLPHSRLKSWFRDCIEVRDADGAERCLRTAIASGASQAELTDMLVSAATDHRYLDTGHTMDFVNKSCESLDIVGWDHAEHVLPSLVEGLATAARSEERSSWRQPLDLAAMLDDSFDRLAELRAEGDGEEWTEPDDFTETLRDDDPDRIVAALEGAIRQGATVEQLARAVAYAAATRVAQFSTANEFADWNTVHHTFTYANAVHQASQRTDAPELYRGVFDAAVNVYLDRFLNTPAAPIPERGAESADSDELLGDLRMTFEMEGEVNDAGRAAAHYLDAGGELSTLKARLGEALLREDAGFHTYQALEAGFAQMDEREDSPEEVRTLAVAVARYLSAHFPTRREREQTFTIASRLQRGEKIHEEVSGD encoded by the coding sequence ATGAGCACCGACACGCCGGACGCCGGGTCCGACCTCGTCGCAGTCGGCGACGAACGCGAACTGGCGGAAGCGGGCCGAAAACTCGTCAACGTCCGGGGGCGCGCGATAGCGCTGTTTCACCACGAGGGTGAGGTACGTGCAGTCGATAACCGCTGCCCACACATGGGCTTTCCGCTGACCGAGGGCAGCGTCGAGGACGGCATCCTCACCTGCCACTGGCACCACGCGCGGTTCGAACTCTCCTGCGGCGACACGTTCGACCCGTGGGCCGACGACGTGGAGAGCTACCCCGTCGAACTACGCGACGGAACCGTCTACGTCGATCCGCGACCGACGCGCGACGAACCGCCCGCTGACCACTGGGCGAACCGACTCGAGGACGGTCTCGAACAGAACCTCCGACTCGTCCTCGCGAAATCCGCAATCGGCCTCGTCGACGCGGGCGTCGACCCGAGCGAACAGGTGGAGACCGGAGTGCTGTTCGGCACGCGTTACCGCGAGGGCGGGTGGAGTTCGGGGCTGACTATCCTCACGGCGATGGCGAACGTCCTGCCGACGCTGCGCGACGAAGACGAGAAGCGCGCGCTGTACCAGGGCCTCGTCCACGTTGCCGCCGACTGCGCGGACCAACCGCCGAAGTTCGACCAGGAGTCGTTCGAGGCGCGCGACCTGCCGCATTCGCGCCTGAAATCGTGGTTCCGCGACTGCATCGAAGTTCGCGACGCCGACGGCGCCGAGCGCTGTCTGCGGACGGCTATCGCCTCCGGCGCCTCGCAGGCGGAGCTCACCGACATGCTTGTCTCCGCGGCGACGGACCACCGCTACCTCGACACGGGACACACGATGGACTTCGTCAACAAGTCCTGCGAGTCGCTCGATATCGTCGGGTGGGACCACGCCGAGCACGTCCTCCCGAGTCTCGTCGAGGGCCTCGCAACCGCCGCGCGGAGCGAAGAGCGCTCCTCGTGGCGACAGCCGCTAGACCTTGCCGCGATGCTCGACGACTCGTTCGACCGTCTCGCCGAGCTGCGCGCGGAAGGCGACGGGGAGGAGTGGACCGAACCCGACGACTTCACCGAGACGCTCCGCGACGACGACCCCGACCGCATCGTCGCCGCACTCGAAGGCGCCATCCGGCAGGGCGCGACCGTCGAGCAACTCGCCCGAGCGGTCGCTTACGCCGCCGCGACGCGCGTCGCGCAGTTCTCGACGGCCAACGAGTTCGCCGACTGGAACACTGTCCACCACACGTTCACCTACGCGAACGCCGTCCATCAGGCGAGTCAGCGAACCGACGCGCCGGAACTGTATAGAGGAGTTTTCGACGCGGCGGTCAACGTCTACCTCGACCGCTTCCTCAACACGCCCGCCGCGCCGATTCCCGAGCGGGGGGCAGAGAGCGCCGACTCCGACGAACTGCTCGGCGACCTCCGGATGACGTTCGAAATGGAGGGCGAGGTGAACGACGCCGGGCGCGCTGCCGCGCACTACCTCGACGCGGGCGGCGAGCTGTCGACGCTGAAGGCGCGGCTTGGCGAGGCGCTGCTCCGCGAGGACGCGGGGTTCCACACGTACCAGGCGCTGGAAGCCGGATTCGCGCAGATGGACGAACGCGAGGACTCCCCCGAGGAGGTTCGGACGCTCGCCGTCGCCGTCGCGCGCTACCTGTCGGCACACTTCCCGACGCGCCGCGAGCGCGAGCAGACGTTCACCATCGCCTCGCGGTTACAGCGCGGCGAGAAGATTCACGAAGAGGTCAGTGGAGACTGA
- a CDS encoding PHP-associated domain-containing protein: MIYIAARVVPITVSLTLHIDPHVHSEASYDGTDPVELILEQAAEIGLDAVVITDHDAIEESLRAADLAPLYGLVGIPGVEVSTAEGHLLAIGVEEMPPTRRPYGETIEWVHDHGGVAIVPHPFQRSRHGVRRRVLDALIGNETPEASPADGVDGGDDTRADTNGGTDADEPTATSRTPDAVEVYNSWLFTGYKNRRARRFADAHGYPGVAASDAHTLSLVGRAYTELTIPDATRADLDASLVLDAICGGSTEVQGRRTPIPVSARHYAIGAARQSGYYAKLGALRSGKAAKAGAMLSGKAAKTGALLGGRAAKTSAALGGRYAALGAARGARLLSNLSPLSRSL; encoded by the coding sequence ATGATTTATATAGCAGCACGCGTAGTTCCTATAACAGTGTCGCTCACCCTCCACATCGACCCGCACGTCCACTCCGAGGCGTCGTACGACGGGACCGACCCGGTCGAACTCATCTTGGAGCAGGCGGCCGAAATCGGTCTCGACGCGGTGGTCATCACCGACCACGACGCCATCGAGGAGTCGCTTCGCGCGGCCGATCTCGCGCCGCTGTACGGTCTCGTCGGCATTCCCGGCGTCGAAGTTTCGACCGCCGAGGGCCATCTGCTCGCTATCGGCGTCGAGGAGATGCCCCCGACGCGACGACCCTACGGCGAGACGATCGAGTGGGTCCACGACCACGGCGGCGTCGCTATCGTCCCGCACCCGTTCCAGCGGAGTCGCCACGGCGTCAGACGGCGGGTGCTCGACGCGCTCATCGGCAACGAGACGCCCGAGGCGAGCCCCGCGGACGGCGTTGACGGCGGCGACGATACTCGTGCCGACACCAACGGCGGTACCGACGCCGACGAACCGACCGCCACCTCCCGAACGCCGGACGCCGTCGAGGTGTACAACTCGTGGCTGTTCACGGGTTACAAGAACCGACGGGCGCGACGTTTCGCCGACGCGCACGGCTACCCCGGCGTCGCCGCCAGCGACGCCCACACGCTGTCGCTCGTCGGGCGGGCGTACACGGAACTCACGATTCCCGACGCGACGCGCGCGGACCTCGACGCCTCGCTGGTTCTCGACGCCATCTGCGGCGGTTCGACGGAGGTACAGGGCCGGCGAACGCCCATCCCCGTCTCCGCGCGCCACTACGCCATCGGCGCGGCCAGACAGAGCGGCTACTACGCCAAACTCGGCGCGCTCCGCAGCGGGAAGGCGGCGAAGGCGGGCGCGATGCTCAGCGGCAAAGCCGCCAAGACTGGCGCGTTACTCGGCGGGCGGGCGGCGAAGACGAGCGCCGCCCTCGGAGGACGGTACGCCGCCCTCGGCGCGGCGCGGGGGGCGCGTTTGCTCTCGAACCTCTCGCCGCTGTCACGTTCGCTGTAA
- a CDS encoding Lrp/AsnC family transcriptional regulator — MNSDDVPDPGDFAGADPLNERTDTLDRGIIYLLQKNARTSFTDVAAALGVSDNTVRNRIDRLQDVGIIDGYTIEIDYNQTPGQHHYIFICSARVTQREELAEAALDIPGVVEVRTLMTGERNVHIEAVGVDNDDITRIAFALDELGLEVVQEDLIRREDRRPLANFEFEKRD, encoded by the coding sequence ATGAACTCCGACGACGTTCCCGACCCCGGTGATTTCGCCGGCGCCGACCCGCTGAACGAGCGGACCGACACGCTCGACCGCGGAATCATCTATCTCCTCCAGAAAAACGCCCGGACGTCGTTCACCGACGTGGCGGCGGCGCTCGGCGTCTCCGACAACACGGTCCGGAACCGTATCGACCGACTCCAAGATGTTGGCATTATCGACGGCTACACGATTGAAATAGATTACAACCAGACGCCCGGCCAGCACCACTACATCTTCATCTGTTCGGCGCGGGTGACTCAGCGCGAGGAGCTAGCCGAAGCGGCGCTCGATATCCCCGGCGTCGTCGAAGTGCGGACGCTGATGACCGGCGAGCGAAACGTCCACATCGAAGCCGTCGGCGTCGACAACGACGACATCACTCGAATCGCCTTCGCACTCGACGAGCTCGGTCTTGAGGTCGTTCAAGAGGATCTCATCAGACGAGAGGACCGCCGCCCGCTCGCAAACTTCGAGTTCGAAAAGCGAGACTGA
- a CDS encoding HalOD1 output domain-containing protein produces MSSGNIYEYRIDTDELPSVGVVSAVAEVEGLPVLELQTPLYDVLDPDALDTLVAGGDRGISLAFEYLGHEVTVNSDGTVVVQ; encoded by the coding sequence GTGTCGTCAGGAAACATATACGAGTATCGAATCGACACCGACGAACTGCCGAGCGTCGGAGTCGTCAGCGCGGTAGCAGAGGTCGAGGGCCTCCCGGTACTGGAGTTACAGACCCCGCTGTACGACGTGCTCGACCCCGACGCGCTGGACACGCTCGTCGCTGGCGGCGACCGAGGAATCTCTCTCGCGTTCGAGTACCTCGGACACGAGGTGACCGTCAACAGCGACGGCACCGTGGTAGTCCAGTGA
- the carA gene encoding glutamine-hydrolyzing carbamoyl-phosphate synthase small subunit: MSDAYIALADGRVVEGRGRAPGRARGELVFTTAYTGYEESLTDPSYEEQVLTFSYPLIGNYGVRRERFESSRVHPRAALAREFTDDVAQWLTTEGVPAIDHLDTRDLVTTVREEGAMKCGIAVGPDVTPEDARAELEKCKGMSEHTDIGSQVTVPEARHYEGDGPTVALVDCGAKGSIVSSLRERGADVHVLPYDVSESDVAAVDPDVLFVSNGPGDPANFSNAQSLVEAFVEDDDVAVAGICLGQQIVARALGGDTEKMAFGHRGVNQPVRDLDSGKVVMTTQNHGYTVADPGDLDVTQVNVNDDTAEGLASEELNVITRQYHPEANPGPHDSLDFFDDVLELGETAGKRRLVAD; this comes from the coding sequence ATGTCGGACGCCTACATCGCGCTGGCTGACGGACGCGTCGTCGAAGGACGTGGCCGTGCGCCGGGACGCGCCCGCGGAGAACTGGTGTTCACGACCGCCTACACAGGATACGAAGAGAGCCTCACCGACCCCTCGTACGAAGAACAGGTTCTCACCTTTTCGTACCCCCTCATCGGAAACTACGGCGTCCGGCGAGAGCGATTCGAGTCCTCTCGCGTTCACCCGCGCGCAGCGCTCGCACGGGAGTTCACCGACGACGTCGCCCAGTGGCTCACCACCGAGGGCGTCCCCGCCATCGACCACCTCGACACGCGTGACCTCGTCACGACGGTCCGCGAAGAAGGGGCGATGAAGTGCGGTATCGCCGTCGGTCCCGACGTGACCCCCGAGGACGCGCGCGCGGAACTGGAGAAGTGCAAGGGGATGAGCGAGCACACCGACATCGGCTCACAGGTGACAGTTCCCGAGGCTCGCCACTACGAGGGCGACGGCCCGACCGTCGCGCTCGTCGACTGTGGGGCGAAAGGCTCCATCGTCTCCTCGCTGCGCGAACGCGGCGCGGACGTCCACGTCCTGCCGTACGACGTCTCCGAGAGCGACGTCGCCGCCGTCGATCCGGACGTCCTGTTCGTCTCGAACGGCCCAGGCGACCCGGCGAACTTCTCGAACGCCCAATCGCTGGTCGAAGCGTTCGTCGAGGACGACGACGTCGCCGTCGCCGGCATCTGCCTCGGCCAACAGATCGTCGCCCGCGCGCTCGGCGGCGACACCGAGAAGATGGCGTTCGGTCACCGCGGGGTCAACCAACCGGTCCGCGACCTCGATAGCGGCAAGGTCGTGATGACGACGCAGAACCACGGCTACACCGTCGCCGACCCCGGCGACCTCGACGTGACGCAGGTGAACGTCAACGACGACACCGCCGAGGGGCTGGCGAGCGAGGAACTGAACGTCATCACCCGTCAATACCACCCCGAGGCGAACCCCGGACCGCACGACTCGCTGGACTTCTTCGACGACGTGCTCGAACTCGGCGAGACAGCCGGCAAGCGTCGCCTCGTCGCGGACTGA
- a CDS encoding Lrp/AsnC family transcriptional regulator, protein MDDLDRRILNVLRRDARTPYTEIAERVGTSEGTIRNRVERMTTEGVIERFTVSTRTGNIKAMVEISVEMNVNTSEVSEQLADWETVDFVWQVSGEEDIVLVVDAADTRAVNDLITRAREMEEVKSTKTRLILDERLGQG, encoded by the coding sequence ATGGACGACCTAGACCGCCGCATCCTGAACGTCCTCCGACGGGATGCACGAACGCCCTACACGGAGATCGCCGAGCGCGTCGGTACGTCCGAGGGGACGATTCGAAACCGAGTCGAACGGATGACCACCGAGGGCGTCATCGAACGGTTCACCGTCTCCACCCGGACGGGGAACATCAAAGCGATGGTCGAGATCTCGGTCGAGATGAACGTCAACACGAGCGAGGTGTCGGAGCAACTCGCCGACTGGGAGACGGTCGATTTCGTCTGGCAGGTCTCTGGGGAGGAGGACATCGTCCTCGTCGTCGACGCCGCCGACACGCGCGCGGTGAACGACCTCATCACGCGCGCCCGAGAGATGGAGGAGGTCAAGAGCACGAAGACGCGACTCATCCTCGACGAGCGTCTCGGCCAGGGATAA
- a CDS encoding diacylglycerol/lipid kinase family protein gives MRRTSSRATRSDGGHPAHSDRTLVLHPNSGSGDHSHEVRRLATEQGFSIYETDSAGDAIRFARDAVESGAEFVAAAGGDGTLNEVIEGIRRADGFDQVTFGVVPCGTGNNFAENVGVESVEQAFEVFESGDRRQIDLGVVTWGGDEPSWARRGNESADGDETGETNETDKADETSGTRAFLNSCVGGFTAEASGETSSDLKERFGVAAYVVNTLRVMTDFDGIRMHIDTHGRKESWSGDAVSVLIGNGRRFPVEGRTQADMEDSLLDVTVVEEQPTVDLVGQAAASRLFGHETEHIDRLKTPALHLDVLSGESLRFSLDGEMIETSSLTVETVEGVVELPVGDAYEPDPDDD, from the coding sequence GTGAGGCGAACCTCGTCACGAGCAACGCGCAGCGATGGCGGTCACCCGGCGCACAGCGACCGGACGCTCGTCTTACATCCGAACAGCGGGAGCGGTGACCACAGCCACGAAGTCCGCCGTCTGGCCACGGAACAGGGCTTTTCGATTTACGAAACCGACTCCGCCGGCGACGCGATTCGGTTCGCCCGCGACGCCGTCGAGAGCGGGGCTGAGTTCGTCGCGGCCGCCGGAGGTGACGGGACGCTCAACGAAGTTATCGAGGGCATCCGCCGCGCGGACGGCTTCGACCAGGTCACCTTCGGCGTCGTCCCGTGCGGAACGGGGAACAACTTTGCCGAGAACGTCGGAGTCGAGAGCGTCGAACAGGCCTTCGAGGTGTTCGAGTCGGGCGACCGACGGCAAATTGACCTCGGCGTCGTCACGTGGGGCGGGGACGAACCGTCGTGGGCGAGACGGGGGAACGAATCCGCAGACGGCGACGAGACCGGCGAAACCAACGAGACCGACAAAGCCGACGAGACAAGCGGAACTCGCGCGTTTCTCAACTCCTGCGTCGGTGGGTTCACCGCCGAGGCCAGCGGCGAGACGTCCTCGGACCTGAAAGAGCGATTCGGCGTCGCTGCCTACGTCGTCAACACGCTCCGAGTGATGACCGATTTCGACGGCATACGCATGCACATCGACACCCACGGGCGGAAGGAATCCTGGTCCGGCGACGCCGTCTCGGTGCTCATCGGCAACGGTCGTCGCTTCCCCGTCGAGGGCCGCACGCAGGCCGACATGGAGGACAGCCTGCTCGACGTGACCGTCGTTGAGGAGCAGCCGACCGTCGACCTCGTCGGACAGGCCGCCGCCTCCCGTCTGTTCGGCCACGAGACCGAACACATCGACCGTCTGAAGACGCCCGCCCTGCATCTCGACGTCCTCTCCGGAGAGTCGCTCCGCTTCAGCCTCGACGGCGAGATGATCGAGACGTCGTCGCTGACGGTCGAAACAGTAGAAGGCGTCGTCGAACTGCCGGTCGGCGACGCGTACGAACCGGACCCGGACGACGACTGA
- a CDS encoding PHP-associated domain-containing protein translates to MFSVDLHSHSRFFHGWRGRATRYDPLGLKLHAVFARLRGLDGLAVTNHDYTYSAEGGFPTIPGTEVTTTEGHVLVVGPNPPSRTEPNALTPGELVDLAHDRGCATILAHPFRNSSARDSGAAFDAVELNGKNPEHIARTRRLAEELDLPLVGGSDAHYPIEVGRAYTEIDAPDLSPESVADAIREGRVNPVVKLSPVDKLLAEAYTRIHTHKKWLEPMPTTSERRTDD, encoded by the coding sequence GTGTTCTCCGTCGACCTGCACTCACACAGTCGGTTTTTCCACGGGTGGCGCGGACGCGCGACGCGCTACGACCCGCTCGGTCTGAAACTACACGCCGTCTTCGCCCGACTCCGGGGACTCGACGGGTTAGCCGTGACGAACCACGACTACACGTACTCCGCGGAGGGTGGGTTTCCGACCATACCCGGAACCGAGGTGACGACGACGGAGGGCCACGTCCTCGTCGTGGGACCGAACCCGCCGAGTCGGACCGAACCGAACGCGCTCACGCCGGGCGAATTGGTCGACCTCGCCCACGACCGCGGGTGCGCGACGATTCTGGCGCACCCGTTTCGAAACAGTTCCGCGCGCGACTCGGGGGCGGCCTTCGACGCGGTCGAACTCAACGGGAAGAACCCCGAACACATCGCGCGGACGCGGCGACTCGCCGAGGAACTCGACCTGCCGCTCGTCGGCGGCAGCGACGCGCACTACCCCATCGAAGTCGGGCGAGCGTACACCGAAATCGACGCCCCCGACCTCTCGCCGGAGTCGGTCGCCGACGCCATCCGCGAGGGGCGCGTCAACCCGGTCGTGAAGCTGAGTCCGGTCGACAAATTGCTGGCCGAGGCGTACACGCGCATCCACACGCACAAGAAGTGGCTCGAACCGATGCCGACGACGAGCGAACGACGAACCGACGACTGA
- a CDS encoding NUDIX hydrolase gives MSANSSGTGSESITADEDEVHKNARQNVVAVDENDEKQEVVNRLTAHTGDGIRHRAFTALVFDHRGRILLGQRAPTKRLWDTHWDGTVASHPEDGQTQEEATRQRLEEELGVTPDQYSDLRVTDKFEYKRYYPSVSGADGVEWEVCSVLKLTLDDVSLDPDEDEIAGLLWVDYEHLHDHPDWYRQLRLCPWFEIAMRRDLD, from the coding sequence ATGAGTGCGAATTCGAGCGGCACGGGGTCGGAATCGATCACGGCCGACGAAGACGAGGTCCACAAGAACGCCCGCCAGAACGTCGTCGCCGTCGACGAGAACGACGAGAAGCAGGAGGTCGTTAACCGGCTCACCGCCCACACCGGCGACGGTATCCGTCACCGCGCGTTCACCGCGCTCGTCTTCGACCACCGGGGCCGCATTCTCCTCGGCCAGCGCGCCCCCACGAAGCGCCTCTGGGACACCCACTGGGACGGCACCGTCGCCTCCCACCCCGAGGACGGCCAGACGCAGGAGGAGGCCACCCGCCAGCGTCTCGAAGAGGAACTCGGCGTCACGCCCGACCAGTACTCCGACCTCCGCGTGACGGACAAGTTCGAGTACAAGCGCTATTATCCGTCTGTCTCCGGCGCCGACGGCGTCGAGTGGGAGGTCTGCTCGGTGCTGAAGCTGACGCTCGACGACGTGTCGCTCGACCCCGACGAGGACGAGATCGCCGGCCTGCTGTGGGTCGACTACGAACACCTCCACGACCACCCCGACTGGTACCGCCAACTGCGCCTCTGCCCGTGGTTCGAGATCGCGATGCGTCGCGACCTCGACTGA
- a CDS encoding desampylase, translated as MPPTRLLLATAASDAIFSHAREGLRSDGGPREVCGVLCGERTDGDAPNRVTGVRRVPNVAADPRSRYELDPEATLSAIESVEATDDDVVGFYHSHPESRARPSETDRREATWEGYVYLVVSPTRDEMGAWRWTGERFVPLEVEAL; from the coding sequence ATGCCGCCGACACGACTGCTTCTGGCGACGGCGGCCTCCGACGCCATCTTCTCGCACGCCCGCGAGGGTCTGCGTTCCGACGGCGGACCGCGGGAGGTGTGCGGCGTCTTATGCGGCGAACGAACCGACGGCGACGCTCCGAACCGCGTGACCGGCGTTCGCCGGGTGCCGAACGTCGCCGCCGACCCGCGATCGCGCTACGAACTCGACCCGGAGGCGACGCTCTCAGCTATCGAATCGGTCGAGGCGACGGACGACGATGTGGTCGGCTTCTACCACTCTCACCCCGAGAGTCGGGCGCGACCGAGCGAGACGGACCGCCGCGAGGCGACGTGGGAGGGCTACGTCTACCTCGTCGTCTCGCCGACGCGCGACGAGATGGGTGCGTGGCGCTGGACCGGCGAGCGGTTCGTGCCGCTCGAGGTCGAGGCTCTCTGA
- a CDS encoding SDR family NAD(P)-dependent oxidoreductase encodes MTPDPELYDSLDGQVALVTGANRGIGREIAAQLTNLGATVYAGVRSATHDIPDDQRRVLLDVTQEGDVHEAMATIDEDEGRLDVLVNNAGVIGPSESLAAARTPEIDRTLATNLRGPVLVTKYALPALTAALGGRVVNVSSGMGAITEPQSGGSSAYRISKTGLNGLTAYLHGEYGDEGLLANSVCPGWVRTDMGGENASLPVEKGAETPVWLCRFRPGGPAGRFWRDKQVVDW; translated from the coding sequence ATGACCCCCGACCCCGAGTTGTACGACTCGTTGGACGGACAGGTGGCGCTCGTGACGGGCGCGAACCGCGGTATCGGCCGGGAAATCGCGGCGCAACTGACCAACCTCGGCGCGACGGTGTACGCGGGCGTTCGAAGCGCGACCCACGACATTCCAGACGACCAGCGCCGCGTGCTGCTGGACGTGACGCAGGAGGGCGACGTGCACGAGGCGATGGCGACCATCGACGAGGACGAGGGCCGACTCGACGTACTCGTGAACAACGCCGGAGTCATCGGGCCGAGCGAGTCGCTGGCGGCGGCGCGGACGCCCGAAATCGACCGGACGCTCGCAACGAACCTCCGCGGGCCGGTGCTCGTCACGAAGTACGCGCTCCCGGCGCTCACCGCCGCCCTCGGCGGCCGCGTCGTCAACGTCTCGTCGGGAATGGGCGCGATAACGGAACCGCAGTCGGGCGGGTCGTCCGCCTACCGAATCTCGAAGACCGGACTCAACGGGCTGACGGCGTATCTCCACGGCGAGTACGGTGACGAGGGACTGCTGGCGAACTCGGTCTGTCCCGGATGGGTCCGAACCGACATGGGCGGCGAGAACGCCAGTCTGCCGGTCGAAAAAGGCGCGGAGACCCCGGTGTGGCTCTGCCGGTTCCGCCCCGGGGGTCCCGCCGGGAGGTTCTGGCGCGACAAACAGGTCGTCGACTGGTGA